Proteins co-encoded in one Acyrthosiphon pisum isolate AL4f unplaced genomic scaffold, pea_aphid_22Mar2018_4r6ur Scaffold_21429;HRSCAF=23973, whole genome shotgun sequence genomic window:
- the LOC107884024 gene encoding uncharacterized protein LOC107884024, with protein MMQPRMTVLRQQLRCLLPLKDLGPILLSTLLISVASIDQQKHTLRALLDTGNQVSFITKQCADRLFVTRRRCTTKISVFSGTPVNVVSGMTTITMSPVNQSEPSIPLDVLIVSKITDVTPQETIQATSWPHINQLDLADPTFHTPGQVDILLGADVAPAIFTGDRIAGLQHHPMAFGTVFGWVLMGPAEAMTPKPVTSMLVTSDSTLEQSLSIFWEMEEPPHKHHLFEPR; from the coding sequence ATGATGCAACCACGGATGACAGTGCTCCGTCAGCAGCTACGATGTTTACTGCCACTCAAAGATCTCGGGCCGATCCTACTGTCAACATTACTCATCAGTGTCGCATCAATCGACCAACAGAAACATACTCTGCGAGCACTATTGGATACGGGAAATCAGGTCAGTTTTATCACGAAGCAGTGTGCAGATCGCCTCTTTGTGACCCGCCGACGTTGCACTACAAAAATCAGCGTGTTCTCAGGCACACCGGTTAACGTGGTGTCTGGCATGACCACAATTACAATGTCACCAGTAAACCAATCTGAACCATCCATTCCTCTCGATGTTCTTATTGTGTCAAAAATCACAGATGTCACACCTCAAGAAACTATTCAAGCAACCTCATGGCCACACATCAATCAACTAGATCTGGCAGATCCAACCTTCCACACTCCAGGGCAAGTTGATATCTTGCTCGGCGCAGACGTCGCACCAGCTATCTTCACCGGTGATCGCATTGCTGGTCTTCAACATCATCCAATGGCCTTTGGCACTGTATTTGGATGGGTTTTGATGGGACCAGCTGAAGCAATGACACCCAAGCCAGTCACGTCAATGTTAGTCACCTCTGATTCAACACTTGAACAATCTTTGTCAATATTCTGGGAGATGGAGGAACCACCCCATAAACACCATTTATTTGAGCCCAGATGA
- the LOC103309734 gene encoding uncharacterized protein LOC103309734 yields MAQTRFRYLERRLSQNEELSRQYKEFMRDYLESQHMELVPMNKRMTPYCYYIPHHCIVRPESKTTKLRVVFDASAVTTTGQSLNTNLYTGRKLQQDLPRILIRARVHKVLFTADIKQMYRQIEIHSENRDYLRILWRFNPDEPITEYRLCTVTYGTSSAPHQALRTLQHLAKIEEIRFPIAAHILMQDTFVDDILTGADSPEAALVQQSQLIALCKQGQFQLRKWASNSPVILQAVSDNERSMSADVLFDDELEAGLKILGMQWNPKLDHFSYTFQCPNASTTKRSILSDLARIFDPSRLSLTCHLFGKAHDAVIMDIRNWMGRSHS; encoded by the coding sequence ATGGCTCAAACACGATTTCGTTATTTGGAACGCCGATTGTCGCAAAATGAAGAGCTTTCCCGACAATATAAGGAGTTCATGAGAGATTACCTTGAGAGTCAACATATGGAATTAGTCCCGATGAATAAAAGAATGACTCCATATTGCTACTACATCCCACATCACTGCATCGTGCGTCCTGAGAGTAAGACAACTAAACTCCGAGTCGTCTTTGATGCCTCTGCTGTGACCACCACGGGACAATCACTCAATACCAACCTATATACAGGTCGCAAGCTCCAACAGGACTTACCACGGATTCTGATCCGTGCCCGAGTACACAAGGTTCTGTTTACAGCTGACATCAAGCAGATGTATAGGCAAATTGAAATTCATTCTGAAAACCGTGATTATTTACGGATTCTTTGGAGATTTAATCCTGATGAACCAATAACAGAATACCGTCTCTGTACAGTCACATATGGTACATCCTCTGCTCCTCATCAAGCATTGCGAACCTTACAACACCTAGCGAAGATCGAGGAGATAAGATTCCCCATCGCTGCTCATATCCTCATGCAAGATACGTTTGTGGATGACATACTTACGGGGGCTGATTCCCCAGAAGCAGCTTTAGTGCAACAATCACAATTAATTGCTCTATGTAAACAAGGCCAATTTCAACTTCGGAAATGGGCCAGCAACTCTCCCGTGATCCTTCAGGCTGTATCAGACAATGAGCGCTCCATGTCAGCTGATGTACTATTTGATGATGAGCTGGAGGCTGGGCTGAAAATCCTCGGGATGCAATGGAATCCAAAACTAGATCATTTCTCTTACACCTTTCAGTGTCCAAATGCAAGTACAACTAAACGCTCGATCCTTTCGGATCTTGCACGCATCTTCGATCCTTCTCGGCTTTCTCTCACCTGTCACCTTTTTGGCAAAGCACATGATGCAGTTATTATGGACATCAGGAATTGGATGGGACGATCCCATTCCTGA